A single genomic interval of Pyrus communis chromosome 7, drPyrComm1.1, whole genome shotgun sequence harbors:
- the LOC137739766 gene encoding defective in cullin neddylation protein AAR3-like, protein MDPSGSTRFNIFEIYRRFCDIRTGNGYGHGEGYIENDDSQMAKYSRKALTQLLYLVESKLHARISIFDEVFKLMSRLDSMVDFSEFSRFYDFVYFMCRENGQKNITVNKAVNAWRLVLAGRFRLLNQWCDFVEKNQRHNISEDTWRQVLAFSRCVHENLEGYDPEGAWPVLIDDFVEHMYRVSGSNNNSSFNCNCGDAESWSCTYDEPLPGLKILPGLKRKLPGEDLHMEEVVPSPALFPQCTDWNHALSTKKRRSMSYIPANWEDSTPGNTVDDSMETIRHSSPVNSSKSPCAVEGCLLKGFAGLLSTRSCLQFDRDRGVSFSQSHKYRKRLLRGDAV, encoded by the exons ATGGATCCGTCCGGGTCCACTCGATTCAACATCTTTGAGATTTATCGCCGATTCTGCG ATATCAGGACAGGAAATGGATACGGTCACGGTGAAGGATACATAGAAAACGATGATTCACAGATGGCTAAATATTCAAGGAAGGCATTAACTCAGCTCTTATATCTGGTGGAATCAAAACTGCACGCTAG GATATCAATTTTTGATGAAGTTTTCAAGCTAATGTCGCGGTTGGATTCGATG GTAGACTTTTCTGAATTCTCACGTTTCTATGATTTTGTCTACTTCATGTGCCGTGAAAACGGTCAGAAGAATATCA CTGTAAATAAGGCTGTTAATGCATGGAGATTAGTCCTAGCTGGGAGGTTTCGGTTGCTGAATCAATGGTGTGATTTTGTTGAG AAAAATCAGCGGCATAACATCTCTGAAGATACCTGGCGGCaagttttagcttttagccGCTGTGTGCACGAAAATCTGGAAGGGTATGATCCTGAAG GAGCTTGGCCTGTTTTAATAGATGACTTTGTTGAACATATGTACAG GGTTTCCGGATCTAACAATAACTCTAGCTTCAACTGTAACTGTGGTGATGCAGAATCGTGGTCATGTACATATGATGAACCTCTTCCTG GCTTGAAGATTTTACCTGGTTTGAAACGGAAGTTACCTGGGGAGGACCTTCACATGGAAGAAGTGGTGCCCTCGCCCGCCCTCTTCCCACAGTGTACAGACTGGAATCATGCATTAAGCACTAAGAAACGTCGGTCAATGTCGTACATACCAGCAAACTGGGAGGATAGTACACCAGGAAATACTGTGGATGATTCCATGGAAACCATAAGACATAGCAGTCCAGTGAATTCTTCCAAATCTCCATGCGCGGTTGAAGGTTGTCTGTTGAAGGGCTTTGCAGGACTGCTTTCTACGCGTTCCTGTCTGCAATTTGATCGGGACAGGGGAGTTTCATTTTCACAGAGTCACAAGTATCGAAAGCGTCTTTTACGAGGAGATGCAGTTTAA
- the LOC137739313 gene encoding probable E3 ubiquitin-protein ligase RHC2A — protein sequence MSSQSQSAGSPSDQPPNTTTQPTTSSTLHAHDVDSDSDDTSVVLALPATPAMAEVEAASQTYSFLDSYFYPNPPPAAAFAAVAGLALVTALAGATQESIEALPKVTVTEETMAECSICLKELEVGEEAKEMPCNHRFHPVCIVSWLERRPSCPLCRFSMPTRAEAAAQGQGHQTTVVDSIEMVD from the coding sequence ATGTCTTCCCAATCGCAATCTGCCGGCTCTCCCTCCGATCAACCACCGAATACTACTACTCAACCGACAACGTCCTCCACACTACACGCACACGACGTCGACTCCGACTCCGACGATACGTCCGTAGTACTAGCCCTACCAGCTACCCCAGCGATGGCAGAAGTCGAAGCAGCATCCCAAACGTACAGTTTCCTCGACTCTtacttttatccaaatcccccgCCTGCCGCTGCCTTTGCGGCCGTGGCGGGCCTGGCATTGGTGACGGCCTTGGCTGGGGCCACCCAGGAGTCGATAGAAGCCTTGCCGAAGGTGACGGTGACGGAGGAAACAATGGCGGAGTGCAGTATCTGTTTGAAGGAGTTGGAGGTTGGGGAGGAAGCCAAGGAGATGCCATGTAACCATAGGTTTCATCCGGTTTGCATTGTTAGCTGGCTCGAGAGGCGTCCTTCCTGCCCGCTTTGCCGGTTTTCGATGCCTACGAGGGCGGAGGCGGCCGCACAAGGGCAAGGACATCAAACCACCGTGGTGGATTCGATTGAAATGGTTGATTAG
- the LOC137740388 gene encoding pentatricopeptide repeat-containing protein At5g50390, chloroplastic-like, giving the protein MEIPVLRYQNLALDQIQSGSSFHFSFSDPKFFRRRSLSLFYGYCFQFNRRKWRNSLLLPHIRCSSVEQELKPRPKPVPSKIEVDEPKGAPLEDTQIVKRNTGLCSQIEKLVLCNRYREALELFEILEFEGGYELAGSTYDALVSACISLKSIRGVKRVSNYMINNGFELDQYMRNRVLLMHVKCGMMIDARRLFDEMPERNQVSWNTIIGGLVDSGNFREAFQLFLIMWQEFSDAGSRTFATLIRASAGLGLIFAGKQFHSCCLKMGLGADIFVSCALIDMYSKCGSIEDAQWVFDEMPRKTTVGWNTIIAGYALHGYSEEALSMYYDMRDSGVKMDHFTFSMIIRICARLASPEHAKQAHAGLVRHGFGLDIVANTSLVDFYSKWGKIEDARHVFDQMPLKNVISWNALIAGYGNHGRGDEAVEMFEKMLQEGMVPNHVTFLAVLSACSHSGLSERGWEIFESMSRDHKIKPRAMHIACMIELLGREGLLDEAYALIIDAPFDPTANMWAALLTACRVHQNLELGKFAAEKLYGMEPDKLSNYIVLLNIYNSSGKLREAAGVVQTLRRKGLRMLPACTWIEIKKQVHIFRSGDKSHAKTREIYQKVDDLISKITEHGYTPEEKYLLPDVDEHEQTSFYHSEKLAIAYGLINTSDGTPLQIVQSHRICGDCHSAVKLIARVTGREIVVRDASRFHHFIDGSCSCGNYW; this is encoded by the coding sequence ATGGAGATCCCGGTGTTGCGGTATCAAAACTTGGCGTTGGATCAGATCCAGAGCGGATCCAGCTTCCATTTTTCGTTCTCGGATCCTAAGTTCTTCAGGCGGAGATCGTTATCTCTGTTTTATGGGTACTGTTTCCAGTTCAATCGACGAAAATGGAGGAACTCATTGTTATTGCCGCATATCAGGTGTTCCTCAGTGGAGCAGGAGCTGAAGCCGCGCCCGAAGCCCGTGCCGTCGAAAATAGAGGTGGATGAGCCCAAGGGAGCGCCTTTGGAAGATACCCAGATCGTTAAACGCAATACTGGGCTGTGTAGTCAAATCGAGAAGCTGGTTTTGTGTAATCGGTACCGAGAAGCACTTGAATTGTTTGAGATTTTGGAGTTTGAAGGCGGGTATGAATTGGCGGGTAGTACATACGACGCGTTGGTGAGTGCTTGTATTAGTTTGAAATCGATTAGGGGGGTTAAGAGGGTTTCTAATTACATGATTAATAATGGGTTTGAGTTGGATCAGTATATGAGGAACAGGGTGCTGcttatgcatgtgaaatgtgGGATGATGATTGATGCACGTAGGCTTTTCGATGAAATGCCTGAGAGAAACCAGGTTTCTTGGAACACGATAATCGGGGGCCTTGTGGATTCGGGGAATTTCAGGGAGGCCTTCCAGTTGTTCCTAATTATGTGGCAGGAGTTCTCTGATGCTGGGTCACGGACTTTTGCCACCTTGATTCGGGCGTCGGCTGGGTTGGGACTCATTTTTGCTGGAAAGCAGTTTCATTCCTGTTGTTTGAAGATGGGGCTAGGTGCTGATATATTCGTGTCTTGTGCGTTGATCGATATGTACAGCAAGTGTGGGAGTATCGAAGATGCTCAGTGGGTTTTTGATGAGATGCCACGGAAGACGACAGTAGGATGGAATACTATCATTGCAGGTTACGCACTTCATGGTTACAGTGAGGAAGCTCTGAGTATGTACTATGACATGCGTGATTCTGGTGTTAAGATGGACCATTTCACATTTTCCATGATCATAAGAATCTGTGCAAGGTTGGCTTCACCGGAACATGCTAAGCAAGCTCATGCAGGTCTAGTTCGTCATGGTTTTGGGTTAGATATAGTGGCCAACACGTCACTCGTTGACTTCTATAGCAAATGGGGAAAAATAGAAGACGCCCGTCATGTTTTTGACCAGATGCCTCTCAAGAATGTAATATCTTGGAATGCTTTAATTGCTGGGTATGGTAACCATGGCCGGGGCGATGAGGCTGTTGAGATGTTTGAGAAGATGCTTCAGGAAGGAATGGTACCTAACCATGTTACATTTCTTGCTGTATTGTCTGCTTGCAGTCATTCTGGTTTATCAGAACGTGGATGGGAGATTTTTGAATCCATGAGCAGGGATCACAAGATCAAGCCCCGGGCGATGCATATTGCTTGTATGATTGAATTGCTAGGTCGAGAGGGGCTTTTGGATGAAGCTTATGCACTAATAATAGACGCTCCCTTTGATCCTACGGCAAATATGTGGGCTGCACTGCTAACAGCTTGTCGAGTCCATCAGAACTTAGAGCTCGGAAAATTTGCTGCAGAAAAACTTTATGGGATGGAACCTGATAAGCTAAGTAATTATATTGTGCTCTTAAATATATACAACAGTTCTGGGAAGTTGAGGGAGGCTGCTGGTGTCGTTCAGACTCTAAGACGGAAAGGTTTGAGAATGCTTCCAGCATGCACTTGGATCGAAATTAAAAAGCAGGTGCATATTTTTCGTTCTGGAGATAAAAGCCACGCCAAAACAAGAGAGATCTACCAGAAAGTGGATGACTTGATAAGCAAGATTACAGAACACGGTTACACCCCTGAGGAGAAGTATCTACTTCCTGATGTCGATGAACATGAGCAGACGTCGTTTTACCACAGCGAGAAACTGGCCATCGCTTATGGTCTGATCAATACTTCGGATGGGACACCACTGCAGATTGTGCAGAGTCACCGCATTTGCGGAGACTGCCATTCTGCAGTTAAGTTAATTGCGAGGGTTACGGGAAGGGAAATCGTAGTGAGGGACGCCAGCAGATTCCACCATTTCATTGATGGGAGTTGCTCTTGTGGAAATTACTGGTGA